Proteins encoded within one genomic window of Pseudorasbora parva isolate DD20220531a chromosome 3, ASM2467924v1, whole genome shotgun sequence:
- the LOC137071848 gene encoding arrestin domain-containing protein 3-like isoform X1 — protein sequence MSKSIKELNLHYDPINESNSFTSGDIVEGRVVLEVTKEIKVDHLFVKLTGDANVSWTESTGDDETTTYSDHERYFKIKQYFIQESSKYGQPEKNTTLISGETYGPVIKEGSHVFPFRFQLPQQKMPASFKGVHGSVKYVLMVKLKRPWKPTSSTCSELNFSPGNDGTNDHLLEPQSVTKDKKLKLFGSGKMSMTATTDKTGYMQGETIRVSVDIDNSSSRDVKPKYSLKQQQTFIAGKSTNKAFKDIVKETKDPVPSGEKTKFIVDIHLPHDLTINIENCRIIKVQYQIKVSLDVSFASDPALMLPVVILPAYQQCPPCQGPSGGFQPYLPPQPNLVPYPGGPPPPYAELYPNLHDPTALPYPGAAAGLYPNPNAMLPGFYPTPSAPVYDPNQSTKASSPNVPY from the exons ATGTCGAAATCCATCAAAGAGCTTAATCTCCATTACGACCCCATTAATGAAAGCAATAGTTTTACTAGCGGAGATATTGTGGAGGGTCGAGTTGTTTTGGAAGTGACCAAAGAAATCAAAGTAGATCATTTGTTTGTGAAGCTGACGGGAGACGCGAACGTGAGCTGGACTGAAAGCACAGGTGATGACGAAACAACAACATACAGCGACCATGAGAGATACTTCAAGATAAAGCAATACTTCATTCAAGAGAGCTCGAAATACG GACAACCCGAAAAGAATACCACTCTTATAAGTGGAGAGACTT ATGGACCAGTGATTAAAGAAGGAAGTCATGTTTTTCCATTCAGATTTCAGCTGCCTCAACA AAAAATGCCTGCATCCTTTAAAGGAGTTCATGGCTCGGTTAAGTATGTCTTGATGGTAAAGCTAAAGAGGCCTTGGAAGCCTACGTCTAGTACATGTTCGGAATTGAACTTTTCACCAGGGAATGATGGGACCAATGATCATTTACTG GAACCACAGTCTGTGACAAAAGACAAGAAGTTGAAACTTTTTGGCTCAGGAAAAATGTCAATGACAGCAACCACTGACAAAACTGGCTATATGCAAG GTGAAACAATCAGAGTTTCTGTTGATATTGACAACTCTTCATCTCGTGATGTCAAGCCAAAGTACAGCCTCAAGCAGCAACAGACCTTCATTGCTGGCAAGAGCACTAATAAAGCATTTAAGGATATAGTCAAAGAAACTAAAGATCCCGTCCCATCTGGAGAAAAGACTAAATTCATAGTGGACATACACCTTCCACATGACCTGACTATCAACATTGAAAACTGCAGAATTATAAAAGTGCAGTACCAAATCAAG GTCTCTCTAGATGTGTCTTTCGCCTCAGATCCTGCACTTATGTTACCTGTGGTTATTCTTCCAGCCTACCAACAATGTCCTCCCTGTCAAGGCCCATCTGGGGGATTCCAGCCATATCTGCCACCTCAGCCTAACCTTGTGCCTTATCCTGGTGGACCACCACCTCCATATGCAGAACTTTACCCCAATCTGCATGACCCTACAGCGCTGCCCTATCCAGGAGCTGCTGCAGGGCTTTATCCAAATCCAAATGCCATGCTGCCTGGTTTCTATCCAACTCCATCTGCACCAGTTTATGATCCAAATCAAAGCACTAAAGCATCCTCACCTAATGTGCCTTATTAA
- the LOC137071848 gene encoding arrestin domain-containing protein 3-like isoform X2, whose product MSKSIKELNLHYDPINESNSFTSGDIVEGRVVLEVTKEIKVDHLFVKLTGDANVSWTESTGDDETTTYSDHERYFKIKQYFIQESSKYGQPEKNTTLISGETYGPVIKEGSHVFPFRFQLPQQKMPASFKGVHGSVKYVLMVKLKRPWKPTSSTCSELNFSPGNDGTNDHLLEPQSVTKDKKLKLFGSGKMSMTATTDKTGYMQGETIRVSVDIDNSSSRDVKPKYSLKQQQTFIAGKSTNKAFKDIVKETKDPVPSGEKTKFIVDIHLPHDLTINIENCRIIKVQYQIKPTNNVLPVKAHLGDSSHICHLSLTLCLILVDHHLHMQNFTPICMTLQRCPIQELLQGFIQIQMPCCLVSIQLHLHQFMIQIKALKHPHLMCLINLLQQANF is encoded by the exons ATGTCGAAATCCATCAAAGAGCTTAATCTCCATTACGACCCCATTAATGAAAGCAATAGTTTTACTAGCGGAGATATTGTGGAGGGTCGAGTTGTTTTGGAAGTGACCAAAGAAATCAAAGTAGATCATTTGTTTGTGAAGCTGACGGGAGACGCGAACGTGAGCTGGACTGAAAGCACAGGTGATGACGAAACAACAACATACAGCGACCATGAGAGATACTTCAAGATAAAGCAATACTTCATTCAAGAGAGCTCGAAATACG GACAACCCGAAAAGAATACCACTCTTATAAGTGGAGAGACTT ATGGACCAGTGATTAAAGAAGGAAGTCATGTTTTTCCATTCAGATTTCAGCTGCCTCAACA AAAAATGCCTGCATCCTTTAAAGGAGTTCATGGCTCGGTTAAGTATGTCTTGATGGTAAAGCTAAAGAGGCCTTGGAAGCCTACGTCTAGTACATGTTCGGAATTGAACTTTTCACCAGGGAATGATGGGACCAATGATCATTTACTG GAACCACAGTCTGTGACAAAAGACAAGAAGTTGAAACTTTTTGGCTCAGGAAAAATGTCAATGACAGCAACCACTGACAAAACTGGCTATATGCAAG GTGAAACAATCAGAGTTTCTGTTGATATTGACAACTCTTCATCTCGTGATGTCAAGCCAAAGTACAGCCTCAAGCAGCAACAGACCTTCATTGCTGGCAAGAGCACTAATAAAGCATTTAAGGATATAGTCAAAGAAACTAAAGATCCCGTCCCATCTGGAGAAAAGACTAAATTCATAGTGGACATACACCTTCCACATGACCTGACTATCAACATTGAAAACTGCAGAATTATAAAAGTGCAGTACCAAATCAAG CCTACCAACAATGTCCTCCCTGTCAAGGCCCATCTGGGGGATTCCAGCCATATCTGCCACCTCAGCCTAACCTTGTGCCTTATCCTGGTGGACCACCACCTCCATATGCAGAACTTTACCCCAATCTGCATGACCCTACAGCGCTGCCCTATCCAGGAGCTGCTGCAGGGCTTTATCCAAATCCAAATGCCATGCTGCCTGGTTTCTATCCAACTCCATCTGCACCAGTTTATGATCCAAATCAAAGCACTAAAGCATCCTCACCTAATGTGCCTTATTAATCTTCTTCAGCAGGCAAACTTTTGA